One genomic segment of Amycolatopsis granulosa includes these proteins:
- a CDS encoding aspartate aminotransferase family protein: METALWHPFSDMAVVRDEEFVLERGEDVWVYDTAGNRYLDATASLWYANVGHGRAEIADAAAEQMRKLAGYSVFGDFANEPARALAGRLAELAPMPDAKVFLTTGGGEAIDSAVKIARRYHDAQGQPERVHVISRTNSYHGTNGIGTGVAGIDANRIGFGEILPSSSRVAHDSVDALREEIRRIGPDRVAAFLFEPVIGAGGVLAPPEGYVQGVVDVCREYGVLVIADAVICGFGRLGTWFGVERWGVEPDLITFAKGVTSGYLPMGGVVVHGRVAEPFWERPGTTLRHGATYSGHPACCAAALANLDILARDNLVERGRLLEDELAAALKPLTAHPLVREVRAGVGLLAAVELRPELFDRLPSAVPDLSLLIRQRGVLTRTLAKALAVSPPLTIRSPEISEIGRAFAAGLDELAQKAGE; this comes from the coding sequence ATGGAAACAGCACTGTGGCATCCGTTCTCGGACATGGCAGTGGTCCGGGACGAGGAATTCGTCCTCGAACGAGGCGAGGACGTCTGGGTCTACGACACCGCCGGCAACCGCTACCTGGATGCCACGGCCAGCCTGTGGTACGCCAACGTGGGCCACGGCCGGGCGGAGATCGCCGACGCCGCGGCCGAGCAGATGCGCAAGCTCGCCGGCTACTCGGTATTCGGCGACTTCGCCAATGAACCGGCTCGCGCACTCGCGGGACGGCTCGCGGAGCTCGCACCGATGCCGGATGCCAAGGTGTTCCTCACCACCGGAGGTGGCGAGGCGATCGACAGTGCGGTCAAGATCGCCCGCCGCTACCACGACGCGCAGGGGCAGCCCGAGCGCGTGCACGTCATCAGTCGTACGAACTCCTACCACGGCACGAACGGCATCGGCACCGGCGTCGCCGGCATCGACGCCAACCGAATCGGGTTCGGCGAAATCCTGCCCTCCTCGTCGCGCGTTGCCCACGACTCGGTGGACGCGTTGCGCGAGGAGATCCGGCGCATCGGTCCGGACCGCGTCGCGGCGTTCCTGTTCGAGCCCGTCATCGGCGCTGGCGGTGTGCTCGCGCCGCCGGAGGGCTACGTGCAGGGCGTGGTGGACGTGTGCCGCGAGTACGGCGTCCTGGTGATCGCCGATGCGGTGATCTGCGGGTTCGGCCGGCTCGGCACGTGGTTCGGCGTCGAGCGGTGGGGCGTGGAACCGGACCTGATCACCTTCGCCAAGGGAGTCACCAGCGGCTACCTGCCGATGGGTGGCGTGGTCGTGCACGGGCGCGTGGCCGAGCCGTTCTGGGAGCGGCCCGGCACCACACTCCGGCACGGCGCCACCTACTCGGGCCACCCGGCCTGCTGCGCAGCTGCGCTGGCCAACCTCGACATCCTCGCGCGCGACAACCTGGTCGAGCGGGGCCGGCTCCTGGAAGACGAGCTCGCGGCGGCTCTGAAGCCGCTGACGGCGCACCCCCTGGTGCGCGAGGTGCGGGCGGGAGTCGGCCTGCTGGCGGCCGTCGAATTGCGGCCGGAGCTGTTCGACCGGTTGCCTTCCGCCGTACCCGACCTCAGCCTGCTCATCCGTCAGCGCGGTGTGCTCACCCGGACGCTCGCCAAGGCGCTGGCCGTGTCGCCGCCGTTGACGATCCGAAGCCCGGAGATCAGCGAGATCGGCCGGGCGTTCGCAGCCGGGCTCGACGAGCTGGCGCAGAAGGCAGGGGAGTGA
- a CDS encoding NADPH-dependent FMN reductase produces the protein MDKLDVAVIVGSTREGRFGPVVAQWFAEQASTHGGYRVDVIDLAEANLPAALSGRMTAEVRAISERLERADAFVVVTPEYNHSYPASLKTLLDWHGTQWRAKPVAFVSYGGLSGGLRAVEHLRPVFAELHATTIRETVSFHGVWGQFDDQGELVSPDAATAAAKTLLDQLSWWAHALRDARRVRPYAS, from the coding sequence ATGGACAAACTTGATGTTGCGGTGATCGTCGGCAGCACGCGGGAGGGCCGGTTCGGCCCGGTGGTCGCGCAGTGGTTCGCCGAGCAGGCGTCCACCCACGGCGGCTACCGGGTCGACGTGATCGACCTCGCCGAGGCGAACCTTCCCGCGGCGCTCTCCGGCCGGATGACCGCCGAGGTGCGGGCGATCAGCGAGCGGCTGGAGCGGGCGGACGCGTTCGTCGTGGTGACCCCGGAGTACAACCACAGCTACCCGGCATCGCTCAAGACGCTGCTCGACTGGCACGGAACGCAGTGGCGGGCGAAGCCGGTGGCGTTCGTGTCGTACGGCGGCCTGTCCGGTGGGTTGCGGGCGGTGGAGCACCTGCGCCCGGTTTTCGCCGAGCTGCACGCGACGACGATCCGGGAAACCGTGAGCTTCCACGGCGTCTGGGGCCAGTTCGACGACCAGGGCGAGCTGGTGAGCCCCGACGCGGCCACCGCCGCGGCGAAGACCCTGCTCGACCAGCTGTCCTGGTGGGCCCACGCGCTCCGCGACGCGCGGCGTGTGCGGCCCTACGCCAGCTGA
- a CDS encoding NAD(P)-dependent oxidoreductase, whose amino-acid sequence MSRIVVFGAGGRAGRQVVAEASRRGHEVTAVVRDPSQHAAPDGVELVAGDVTDPAAVAALVKGQDAVISAAAVYGEGTDPHAFFTESARALVAAEPARLVVVGIASLAADASGQVWMDTPGFPAEFRPFSAAHAAGLAVLRDSDVDWLYVSPAGDFDHTGGRTGAYRVAAHGDPANRISYADFGIALVDEALNGRHQRQHLVISGA is encoded by the coding sequence ATGAGCAGAATCGTGGTTTTCGGCGCCGGTGGGCGAGCGGGACGGCAGGTGGTCGCGGAGGCTTCGCGACGTGGACACGAGGTGACGGCGGTGGTCCGGGACCCGTCGCAGCACGCGGCGCCGGACGGGGTGGAACTGGTGGCGGGCGACGTCACCGATCCGGCAGCCGTCGCCGCGCTGGTGAAGGGCCAGGACGCGGTGATCTCCGCAGCCGCCGTCTACGGCGAGGGCACCGATCCGCACGCCTTCTTCACGGAGTCGGCCCGGGCGCTGGTCGCGGCCGAGCCGGCGCGCCTGGTCGTCGTGGGCATCGCGTCGCTGGCGGCGGACGCCTCGGGGCAGGTGTGGATGGACACGCCCGGGTTCCCGGCCGAGTTCCGCCCGTTCTCGGCGGCACACGCGGCCGGGTTGGCCGTGCTGCGCGACAGCGATGTGGACTGGCTGTACGTCAGCCCGGCCGGAGACTTCGATCACACCGGAGGGCGTACCGGCGCCTACCGGGTCGCCGCGCACGGGGATCCAGCGAACCGGATTTCCTATGCGGACTTCGGGATCGCGCTGGTCGACGAGGCCCTGAACGGGCGTCACCAGCGGCAGCACCTCGTGATCAGCGGGGCTTGA
- a CDS encoding winged helix-turn-helix transcriptional regulator, translating into MREPLPPDMFDEICPSGLVPIRFGDKWAPLVIACLEGGPRRFSELRVPLRRVTPKMLTKSLRGLERDGLVRRTSHPGTPARVEYALTPLGRSMLAPMKSVCAWAGEHWEELLDARESYEQR; encoded by the coding sequence ATGCGTGAACCCCTGCCGCCGGACATGTTCGACGAGATCTGCCCGTCGGGCCTGGTGCCGATCCGGTTCGGCGACAAGTGGGCGCCGCTGGTGATCGCCTGCCTGGAGGGCGGGCCGCGCCGGTTCTCCGAACTGCGCGTGCCGTTGCGGCGGGTCACGCCGAAGATGCTGACCAAGTCGCTGCGCGGTCTCGAACGCGACGGTCTCGTCCGCCGCACCAGCCACCCCGGGACACCGGCGCGCGTCGAATACGCGCTCACGCCCCTCGGCCGCAGCATGCTGGCGCCGATGAAGTCGGTCTGCGCCTGGGCGGGCGAGCACTGGGAGGAGCTGCTCGACGCGCGGGAGTCCTACGAGCAGCGCTAG
- a CDS encoding Glu/Leu/Phe/Val dehydrogenase codes for MNHDEVKVRRGPRSGLALIVAIHSRALGPAAGGIRLRRYPDWRDGLADALRLSEAMTLKNAAAGLDFGGGKSVIALEPGTSLTPELREAALLDLGEMIDSFGGSYFGGPDVGTGPDDMVVVRRATSRVFCLPAEHGGTGSSSVPTAAGVYAAVRAGARHVFGSADLTGRTVVVSGLGSVGSLVARHVSEAGARVLVSDVDPAKRAGGFEWVEPAKALRTPADILVPAAVGGVLSAELVPELSVPLIVGPANNQLTEDPVAAELAARGVVWVPDFVASAGGAVYVLLREVEGLSHAAAMSRVESIGDTVSAVLTAARDKGTTPLAEALARASARLTP; via the coding sequence ATGAACCATGACGAGGTGAAGGTGCGGCGCGGTCCTCGTTCCGGGCTGGCGTTGATCGTCGCGATCCACTCGCGGGCGCTGGGGCCCGCGGCGGGCGGCATCCGGTTGCGCCGGTACCCGGACTGGCGGGACGGGCTGGCCGACGCGTTGCGCCTGTCGGAGGCGATGACGTTGAAGAACGCCGCGGCGGGACTGGATTTCGGCGGCGGCAAGAGCGTGATCGCGCTCGAACCGGGGACGTCGCTGACGCCGGAGCTGCGCGAGGCGGCGTTGCTCGATCTGGGCGAGATGATCGACTCCTTCGGCGGGTCCTACTTCGGCGGCCCGGATGTGGGGACGGGCCCGGACGACATGGTGGTGGTGCGGCGGGCGACGTCGCGGGTGTTCTGCCTGCCGGCGGAGCACGGCGGGACGGGCTCGTCGAGCGTGCCGACGGCGGCGGGGGTGTACGCGGCGGTGCGCGCGGGGGCGCGGCACGTGTTCGGCAGTGCCGATCTCACCGGCCGCACGGTGGTCGTGAGCGGGCTCGGTTCGGTCGGTTCGCTGGTGGCGCGCCACGTGTCGGAGGCGGGTGCGCGGGTGCTGGTGTCCGATGTGGACCCGGCGAAGCGCGCGGGCGGGTTCGAGTGGGTGGAGCCGGCGAAGGCGTTGCGCACGCCCGCGGACATCCTGGTGCCGGCCGCCGTGGGCGGGGTGCTGTCGGCGGAGCTGGTGCCGGAGCTGTCCGTGCCGCTGATCGTGGGGCCGGCGAACAACCAGCTGACGGAGGATCCGGTCGCGGCGGAGCTGGCCGCCCGGGGAGTCGTGTGGGTGCCGGACTTCGTGGCGAGCGCGGGCGGCGCGGTGTACGTCCTGCTCCGGGAGGTCGAGGGCCTGTCCCACGCCGCGGCGATGTCCCGGGTCGAGTCGATCGGGGACACGGTGTCCGCGGTCCTGACGGCTGCGCGCGACAAGGGCACGACCCCGCTGGCGGAAGCCCTGGCCCGCGCCTCGGCGCGGCTGACGCCCTGA
- a CDS encoding Lrp/AsnC family transcriptional regulator gives MDELDSAIVRLLQEDARQSNRDIARKVGIAPSTCLERIRLLRQRGVIRGYHADIDLTALNRGVQALVATQLRPLTRDVVDAFERSMAQLPEVIAVFSMAGSDDFLVHVTAQDIDQLHAFLLERFTSRREIFAFRTSIIYQHRSKQVLEPLPAPRH, from the coding sequence ATGGATGAACTTGATTCGGCGATCGTACGGCTTCTCCAGGAGGATGCGCGGCAGTCGAACCGGGACATCGCGCGCAAGGTCGGGATCGCGCCCTCGACGTGCCTGGAACGGATCCGCCTGCTGCGCCAGCGCGGCGTCATCCGCGGCTACCACGCCGACATCGACCTGACCGCTCTCAACCGCGGGGTGCAGGCGCTCGTCGCGACGCAGCTCCGGCCGCTGACCCGGGACGTGGTGGACGCGTTCGAACGCTCGATGGCGCAACTGCCCGAGGTGATCGCGGTGTTCTCGATGGCAGGCAGCGACGACTTCCTCGTGCACGTCACCGCGCAGGACATCGACCAGCTGCACGCGTTCCTCCTGGAACGCTTCACCAGCCGCCGGGAGATCTTCGCGTTCCGGACCTCGATCATCTACCAGCACCGCAGCAAGCAGGTGCTGGAGCCGCTACCCGCGCCGCGTCACTGA
- a CDS encoding SDR family oxidoreductase, with amino-acid sequence MSTFVVVGGTGRTGRRIADRLSGGGHRVVAASRSSEPALDLTGKPDPALFTGAEGVVIAVEPPKDPEAAEAAMHHGIAAIAEIAARDDIPVVLVSQIYLTRPAAHPEMSARIEARARGEQALRDSGAQYTIVRPSWLHDLPAAGVRVEQGDTGEGRVSRDAVADAAVAALFDPAASGKTFELYDDADSPRPDWPSVFAALHPDQ; translated from the coding sequence ATGAGCACGTTCGTCGTGGTCGGCGGTACCGGCCGGACCGGGCGGCGGATCGCCGACCGGCTCAGCGGCGGCGGCCACCGGGTCGTGGCGGCGAGCCGCAGTTCGGAGCCCGCGCTGGACCTCACCGGCAAACCGGATCCGGCCCTGTTCACCGGCGCCGAGGGTGTCGTGATCGCGGTGGAGCCGCCGAAGGACCCGGAGGCCGCCGAGGCCGCGATGCACCACGGGATCGCGGCCATCGCCGAGATCGCGGCGCGCGACGACATCCCGGTGGTCCTGGTGTCGCAGATCTACCTCACCCGGCCGGCCGCGCACCCGGAGATGAGCGCGCGCATCGAGGCGCGTGCCCGCGGCGAGCAGGCGCTGCGCGACAGCGGGGCGCAGTACACGATCGTCCGGCCGAGCTGGTTGCACGACCTGCCGGCCGCCGGGGTGCGCGTCGAACAGGGCGACACCGGCGAAGGCCGGGTGAGCCGCGACGCGGTGGCCGACGCCGCGGTCGCCGCGCTGTTCGACCCCGCCGCGTCGGGCAAGACCTTCGAGCTGTACGACGACGCGGACTCACCGCGCCCGGACTGGCCGTCGGTGTTCGCCGCGTTGCACCCCGATCAGTGA
- a CDS encoding AfsR/SARP family transcriptional regulator, producing MPLVFFRVLGPLEVEVRGRPAALGGPKPRLLLAALLLQPNATVSADTLTDVLWPDRAPRSAAANLRTYVHGLRRLLGDRIEGRAGGYLLRVAPDELDATLAEQLAARAHTEPAAALLDRAAGLWRGDVLEDLPHHHTWLSTVARLRELRLSVQEHRLRLRVESGRHDEAIADLRGLLAEHPLREELWRLLIVALGADGRQVEALAAYAEAEQLLRAELDTEPGARLRQAVADVGTVTPVCQLPLDLPDFAGRTEPLAELTGVLDGERTSVVVLSGPPGAGKSALAVHAAHVVRDRYPDGQLYVDLRGTSDSPRRPLDVLTELLHALGVPDPAIPRELGERSALLRSRLAGRRVCVVLDDAACAAQVRPLLPGAGACAVLVTSRGRLPDLTGARHADVGVLSAAEAAELLTRIAGPARTQAEPAAAAEIVEACGRLPLAIRIAGARLSLRREWTLRTLARRLADERRRLDELRVGDLAVRASLTLSYEQLPGSCARAFRALAALGPLPFPGWMVGALLGRECADEVLDALVDAHLVESVGRRYRLHDLVRCYARELADPAEDGIRRVVEGCLSLATEAAERMPVRFFGATPGPLPPDLWCPDRTVLADPVAWYAGEQPVALVELAVRHGLDALAWRMATAFAPYFDLRGHHEDWRRTHELALGAAERAGDPRGQAVVLRNLGQLEIYQDDYAAAHSAFTRALALFRSIGDDQGAAVALAGLSTIRRMAGEYEAALSHCHDALELFVRHGDRHGEAVVRIAIGSVWLARGCGATAERWLTDAREVCVEIGDRHREAHARHRIALLHQHRGDLGTAREELDRAITIFGELGDDHCVRYAHQSLGELCLRTGELTHAKLLLVNSLAVHRRDGDRRSEAEAGQLLGELHERLGQVHEAHGLFRRSLEIWAELGADDAADALRERLCHQPLTMITSGSMLPSATPVTSETAGRRR from the coding sequence ATGCCGTTGGTGTTCTTCCGAGTCCTCGGGCCGCTCGAGGTGGAGGTTCGCGGGCGGCCGGCAGCCCTCGGTGGCCCGAAGCCGCGCCTGCTGCTGGCCGCGCTGCTGCTCCAGCCCAACGCGACGGTTTCCGCGGACACGCTGACCGACGTGTTGTGGCCGGACCGGGCGCCGCGGTCCGCCGCGGCGAACCTGCGGACCTATGTGCACGGTCTGCGCCGGCTACTGGGCGACCGCATCGAGGGCCGCGCGGGCGGGTACCTGCTGCGTGTCGCGCCGGACGAGCTGGACGCCACCCTCGCCGAGCAGCTGGCGGCCCGGGCGCACACCGAACCCGCGGCCGCGCTCCTCGACCGCGCGGCGGGGTTGTGGCGTGGCGACGTGCTCGAAGACCTGCCGCACCACCACACCTGGTTGTCCACTGTGGCCCGCTTGCGTGAGCTGCGCCTGTCCGTGCAGGAGCACCGGCTGCGGCTGCGCGTCGAGTCCGGGCGGCACGACGAGGCGATCGCCGACCTGCGCGGTCTGCTGGCCGAGCATCCGCTGCGCGAGGAGCTGTGGCGGCTGCTCATCGTCGCGCTGGGTGCGGACGGGCGCCAGGTCGAGGCGCTCGCCGCCTACGCCGAGGCCGAGCAGCTGCTGCGGGCGGAACTGGACACCGAGCCCGGAGCCCGGCTGCGGCAGGCCGTCGCCGACGTCGGCACGGTCACGCCGGTGTGCCAGCTGCCGCTCGACCTGCCGGACTTCGCCGGCCGCACGGAGCCGCTCGCGGAGCTGACCGGGGTGCTCGACGGCGAGCGGACGTCGGTCGTCGTGCTGTCCGGGCCGCCCGGCGCCGGGAAGTCCGCGCTGGCCGTGCACGCCGCCCACGTCGTCCGCGACCGCTATCCCGACGGTCAGCTCTACGTCGACCTGCGCGGCACGTCGGACTCGCCCCGCCGGCCACTGGACGTCCTGACCGAGCTGCTGCACGCGCTCGGCGTGCCGGACCCCGCGATCCCGCGTGAGCTCGGCGAACGGTCCGCCCTGCTGCGGTCGCGGCTCGCCGGGCGGCGGGTGTGCGTGGTGCTCGACGACGCCGCCTGCGCGGCCCAGGTGCGCCCGTTGCTGCCCGGCGCGGGTGCGTGCGCGGTGCTGGTGACCAGCCGGGGACGGCTGCCGGATCTCACCGGAGCCCGGCACGCCGACGTCGGTGTGCTGTCCGCGGCGGAGGCCGCGGAGCTGCTGACGCGGATCGCCGGACCGGCGCGCACACAGGCGGAACCCGCGGCGGCGGCCGAGATCGTCGAGGCGTGCGGCCGGCTGCCGCTGGCCATCCGCATCGCCGGGGCCCGCCTGTCGCTCCGTCGCGAATGGACACTCCGGACGCTCGCCCGCCGGCTCGCCGACGAACGCCGCCGCCTCGACGAGCTGCGCGTCGGCGATCTCGCGGTGCGCGCCAGCCTCACGCTCAGCTACGAGCAACTGCCGGGCAGCTGCGCCCGCGCCTTCCGGGCGCTGGCCGCGCTGGGACCGCTGCCGTTCCCGGGCTGGATGGTCGGTGCGCTGCTCGGCCGGGAGTGCGCCGACGAGGTGCTGGACGCGCTGGTCGACGCGCACCTGGTCGAGTCGGTGGGCCGGCGGTACCGGCTGCACGACCTGGTGCGCTGCTACGCGCGGGAACTCGCCGACCCGGCCGAGGACGGCATCCGGCGCGTGGTCGAGGGCTGCCTGTCGCTGGCCACCGAGGCGGCGGAGCGGATGCCGGTGCGGTTCTTCGGCGCCACGCCCGGACCGCTGCCGCCGGACCTGTGGTGTCCGGATCGGACGGTGCTCGCCGATCCCGTGGCGTGGTACGCGGGGGAACAACCCGTAGCGCTCGTCGAACTCGCCGTCCGCCACGGGCTCGACGCGCTCGCGTGGCGGATGGCAACGGCCTTCGCCCCGTACTTCGACCTGCGCGGCCACCACGAGGATTGGCGCCGCACGCACGAGCTGGCGCTCGGCGCGGCGGAACGCGCCGGAGACCCGCGCGGGCAGGCGGTGGTACTGCGCAACCTCGGGCAGCTCGAGATCTACCAGGACGACTACGCCGCCGCGCACAGCGCGTTCACGCGTGCGCTGGCATTGTTCCGGAGCATCGGCGACGACCAGGGCGCGGCCGTCGCGCTGGCCGGGCTGAGCACGATCCGGCGGATGGCGGGCGAGTACGAGGCGGCGCTGTCGCACTGCCACGACGCACTGGAGTTGTTCGTCCGCCACGGCGACCGGCACGGCGAGGCGGTGGTGCGGATCGCCATCGGGTCCGTCTGGCTCGCGCGCGGTTGCGGGGCCACCGCCGAGCGCTGGCTGACCGACGCGCGCGAGGTGTGCGTGGAGATCGGCGACCGGCACCGGGAGGCGCATGCGCGGCACCGCATCGCGCTGCTGCACCAGCACCGCGGCGACCTCGGCACGGCTCGCGAAGAACTGGACCGGGCGATCACGATCTTCGGCGAGCTGGGCGACGACCACTGCGTGCGCTACGCGCACCAGAGCCTCGGCGAGCTGTGCCTGCGCACCGGCGAGCTCACGCACGCGAAGCTGCTGCTGGTCAACTCGCTGGCGGTCCACCGGCGCGACGGTGACCGGCGGTCCGAGGCGGAGGCGGGACAGCTGCTGGGTGAGCTGCACGAGCGGCTCGGGCAGGTGCACGAGGCCCACGGCCTGTTCCGGCGATCATTGGAGATCTGGGCGGAGCTCGGCGCCGACGACGCGGCGGACGCGCTGCGGGAACGGTTGTGTCACCAGCCATTGACCATGATCACCAGCGGGTCCATGCTGCCCTCAGCAACCCCAGTGACTTCGGAGACAGCCGGGAGGCGGCGATGA
- a CDS encoding DUF6401 family natural product biosynthesis protein has translation MRWADFLAERSARRWLRGVAGRLGPGWHALTADPALWRAVDRHEAAVADAVRCEQDMVPRQEPVSRLVLLAGHAHDVWTEAARAGWQPPLDGASWNEREWTGLRLLACLRLAAAEPHGPKLPRAAEAARVRSAGTGEQVNNRPELFG, from the coding sequence GTGCGGTGGGCCGATTTCCTGGCGGAGCGATCCGCGCGGCGGTGGCTGCGCGGTGTCGCCGGCCGGCTCGGCCCGGGCTGGCACGCGCTGACCGCGGACCCTGCGTTGTGGCGTGCGGTGGACCGGCACGAGGCCGCGGTCGCCGACGCGGTGCGGTGCGAGCAGGACATGGTCCCGCGCCAGGAGCCGGTGAGCAGGCTCGTCCTGCTCGCCGGGCACGCGCACGACGTGTGGACCGAGGCTGCACGCGCGGGCTGGCAGCCGCCGCTCGACGGCGCCTCCTGGAACGAACGGGAGTGGACGGGCCTGCGCCTGCTGGCGTGCCTCCGGCTGGCCGCCGCGGAGCCGCACGGGCCAAAACTGCCGCGCGCCGCCGAGGCCGCCCGGGTCCGGTCCGCGGGAACCGGTGAACAAGTGAACAATCGACCCGAGTTGTTCGGCTGA
- a CDS encoding Tex-like N-terminal domain-containing protein yields the protein MINIVTVAVQSIEQKIAEELGVREGQVKAAVDLLDGGATVPFVARYRKEVTGALDDAQLRTLEDRLRYLRELDERRAAILESIDSQGKLTEELAEAIRAADTKARLEDIYLPYKPKRRTKAQIAREAGLEPLAEGLLNDPGTDPHAAAAAFADPDKGVADAQAALDGARAILVERFAEDADLIGELREKMWREGYFSSKVRQGKETEGAKFADYFDFAEPFTKMPSHRVLAMLRGEKEEVLDLTVEPAEPRDSAAEPRTGPSDYEQRIAQRFGITDAGRPADKWLADTVRWAWRTKILLHLGIDLRMRLRQKAEEDAVNVFAANLRDLLLAAPAGTRATMGLDPGFRTGVKVAVVDPTGKVVNTHTIYPHQPQNRWDQSIDELAKLCAAHSVDLIAIGNGTASRETDRLAIELIKRHPELKLTKAVVSEAGASVYSASAFASQELPELDVSLRGAVSIARRLQDPLAELVKIDPKSIGVGQYQHDVSEVALSRSLDAVVEDCVNAVGVDVNTASTPLLTRVSGITAGLAENIVNHRDAHGPFRSRSALKEVPRLGPKAFEQCAGFLRIRGGDDPLDSSSVHPEAYPVVRRILSRTGVELRELIGNERVLRKLRPEDFVDDTFGLPTVTDILAELEKPGRDPRPAFKTATFAEGVEKIGDLKPGMRLEGVVTNVAAFGAFVDIGVHQDGLVHVSAMSKNFVKDPREVVKPGDIVKVKVLEVDIARKRISLTLRLDDEVTGGRAKPAGQGGGERRGAQPRKGGQPKRREPAGGGGALAEALRKAGYGR from the coding sequence GTGATCAACATCGTGACAGTGGCCGTGCAGTCGATCGAGCAGAAGATCGCCGAGGAACTCGGCGTCCGCGAAGGGCAGGTCAAGGCCGCCGTGGACCTGCTCGACGGCGGGGCGACCGTGCCGTTCGTCGCTCGGTACCGCAAGGAGGTGACCGGCGCGCTCGACGACGCCCAGCTGCGGACGCTGGAGGACCGGCTGCGGTACCTGCGGGAGCTCGACGAGCGCCGGGCCGCGATCCTCGAGTCGATCGACAGCCAGGGCAAGCTCACCGAGGAGCTGGCCGAGGCGATCCGCGCCGCGGACACCAAGGCCCGGCTGGAGGACATCTACCTGCCCTACAAGCCGAAGCGGCGCACCAAGGCGCAGATCGCCCGCGAGGCCGGGCTGGAGCCGCTGGCCGAGGGCCTGCTGAACGACCCGGGCACCGACCCGCACGCGGCCGCGGCCGCCTTCGCCGACCCCGACAAGGGCGTCGCGGACGCCCAGGCCGCCCTCGACGGCGCCCGCGCGATCCTCGTCGAGCGGTTCGCCGAGGACGCCGACCTGATCGGTGAGCTGCGCGAGAAGATGTGGCGCGAGGGGTACTTCTCCTCGAAGGTCCGCCAGGGCAAGGAGACCGAGGGCGCGAAGTTCGCCGACTACTTCGACTTCGCCGAGCCGTTCACCAAGATGCCCTCGCACCGGGTGCTGGCGATGTTGCGCGGGGAGAAGGAGGAGGTCCTCGACCTCACCGTGGAGCCCGCGGAGCCGCGGGACTCCGCTGCGGAGCCGCGGACCGGCCCGTCGGACTACGAGCAGCGGATCGCGCAGCGGTTCGGGATCACCGACGCCGGCCGGCCCGCCGACAAGTGGCTGGCCGACACCGTGCGATGGGCGTGGCGCACCAAGATCCTCCTGCACCTGGGCATCGACCTGCGGATGCGGCTGCGGCAGAAGGCCGAGGAGGACGCGGTGAACGTGTTCGCCGCGAACCTGCGTGACCTGCTGCTGGCCGCGCCCGCGGGCACCCGCGCGACGATGGGCCTGGACCCGGGCTTCCGCACCGGGGTGAAGGTCGCGGTCGTCGACCCGACCGGCAAGGTGGTCAACACCCACACGATCTACCCGCACCAGCCGCAGAACCGGTGGGATCAGTCGATCGACGAGCTGGCGAAGCTGTGTGCCGCCCACTCGGTCGACCTGATCGCGATCGGCAACGGCACCGCGTCCCGGGAGACCGACCGGCTGGCGATCGAGCTGATCAAGCGGCACCCCGAGCTGAAGCTGACCAAGGCCGTCGTCTCCGAGGCGGGCGCGTCGGTGTACTCGGCGTCCGCGTTCGCCTCGCAGGAGCTGCCGGAACTGGACGTCTCGCTGCGCGGCGCGGTCTCGATCGCGCGGCGGCTGCAGGACCCGCTGGCCGAGCTGGTGAAGATCGACCCCAAGTCGATCGGTGTCGGGCAGTACCAGCACGACGTGTCCGAGGTGGCGTTGTCCCGCTCGCTGGACGCGGTGGTGGAAGACTGCGTGAACGCCGTCGGGGTGGACGTCAACACCGCCTCGACGCCGTTGCTGACCCGGGTTTCCGGCATCACCGCGGGGCTGGCGGAGAACATCGTCAACCACCGCGACGCGCACGGCCCGTTCCGGTCGCGCTCGGCGCTGAAGGAGGTGCCGCGGCTCGGCCCGAAGGCGTTCGAGCAGTGCGCCGGCTTCCTGCGCATCCGCGGCGGCGACGACCCGCTGGATTCCTCCAGCGTGCACCCGGAGGCGTACCCGGTGGTGCGGCGGATCCTGTCCAGGACCGGTGTCGAGCTGCGTGAGCTGATCGGCAATGAGCGGGTGCTGCGCAAGCTGCGGCCGGAGGACTTCGTCGACGACACGTTCGGCCTGCCGACGGTCACCGACATCCTGGCCGAGCTGGAGAAGCCCGGCCGCGACCCGCGCCCGGCGTTCAAGACCGCGACGTTCGCCGAGGGTGTGGAGAAGATCGGCGACCTCAAGCCCGGCATGCGGCTGGAGGGCGTGGTCACCAACGTGGCCGCGTTCGGCGCGTTCGTCGACATCGGGGTGCACCAGGACGGGCTGGTGCACGTGTCGGCGATGTCGAAGAACTTCGTCAAGGACCCGCGCGAGGTGGTCAAGCCGGGTGACATCGTGAAGGTGAAGGTGCTCGAGGTCGACATCGCACGCAAGCGGATCTCGCTGACCCTGCGGCTGGACGACGAGGTCACCGGCGGCCGCGCGAAACCCGCTGGTCAGGGCGGCGGTGAGCGCCGGGGCGCCCAGCCGCGCAAGGGCGGTCAGCCGAAGCGGCGCGAGCCGGCCGGCGGCGGTGGCGCGCTGGCCGAGGCACTCCGGAAGGCCGGCTACGGTCGCTGA